The following coding sequences lie in one Burkholderia cepacia genomic window:
- a CDS encoding L-idonate 5-dehydrogenase — protein MRMRCMCVVIHGPNDLRVEEQDAGEIGPGQVRVDVAMGGICGSDLHYFRHGGFGAIRLQQPMVLGHEVAGTVAEVAPDVTSVKVGDRVAVNPSRPCGACRYCLEGLPNQCLDMRFYGSAMRMPHVQGAFRNALVCDAVQCVPVADHVPLSLAALAEPFAVGLHAVSRAGPLIGKRVLVSGCGPIGVLAVAAARVHGAAEIVATDVVEAPLEVASALGADRTINAAADAGWVERYAADKGTFDVMIECSGNARALRDGLDVMRPRGVVVQLGLGGDVSLPQNVVVAKELSICGSFRFHAEFALAVQLINAGRVDLRPAVTRVFPMRDANLAFELAGDRQRAMKVLIDFADAAA, from the coding sequence ATGCGTATGCGTTGCATGTGTGTCGTGATCCACGGGCCGAACGACCTGCGGGTGGAAGAGCAGGACGCGGGCGAGATCGGCCCGGGCCAGGTGCGCGTCGATGTCGCGATGGGCGGCATCTGCGGCTCCGATCTCCATTACTTCCGGCACGGCGGCTTCGGTGCGATCCGGCTGCAGCAGCCGATGGTGCTCGGCCACGAGGTGGCCGGCACGGTCGCGGAAGTCGCGCCGGACGTGACGTCGGTGAAGGTCGGCGATCGTGTCGCGGTCAATCCGAGCCGCCCGTGCGGTGCGTGCCGCTACTGCCTCGAAGGGCTGCCGAACCAGTGTCTCGACATGCGCTTCTACGGCAGCGCGATGCGGATGCCGCACGTGCAGGGCGCGTTCCGCAATGCGCTCGTGTGCGACGCGGTGCAGTGCGTGCCGGTGGCCGATCACGTGCCGCTGTCGCTCGCGGCGCTCGCCGAGCCGTTCGCGGTCGGGCTGCATGCGGTGTCGCGCGCGGGCCCGCTGATCGGCAAGCGCGTGCTCGTGTCGGGCTGCGGGCCGATCGGCGTGCTGGCCGTCGCGGCGGCGCGCGTGCACGGCGCGGCGGAGATCGTCGCGACCGACGTCGTCGAGGCGCCGCTGGAAGTGGCGAGCGCGCTCGGCGCCGACCGCACGATCAACGCGGCGGCCGATGCAGGCTGGGTCGAGCGTTACGCCGCCGACAAGGGCACGTTCGACGTGATGATCGAGTGTTCGGGCAATGCGCGCGCACTGCGCGACGGGCTCGACGTGATGCGTCCGCGCGGCGTCGTCGTGCAACTCGGGCTCGGCGGCGATGTCAGCCTGCCGCAGAACGTCGTGGTCGCGAAGGAGCTGTCGATCTGCGGATCGTTCCGCTTTCACGCGGAATTCGCGCTCGCGGTGCAATTGATCAACGCGGGGCGTGTCGACCTGCGGCCGGCCGTCACGCGCGTGTTCCCGATGCGCGACGCGAACCTCGCGTTCGAACTGGCCGGCGACCGGCAGCGCGCGATGAAGGTGCTGATCGATTTCGCGGACGCGGCCGCGTGA
- a CDS encoding MFS transporter, translating to MEPHQDNHPPLTRGMTLLFACACGIVIGNIYYAQPLLAAIAHSFGRAPTELGYLVTLTQLGYAASLLLIVPLGDAVNRHTLIVRLLMLNVVALVAVTFSTNFTMFVVANVAVGFVTCSTQLLVPFAASLADARSRGRAVGTVMSGLLLGILLARVAAGAIADGFGWRAVYGVAAVMVLALTGVLAVKLPKDRRDTRLDYAALMKSLVALVRAQPLIALRSTYGALVFACFSLLWTGLTFLLSQPPYSYSEGQIGLFGIVGAVGALAATSAGRLVDRGHGNAATGLFAAAVLASFALIATGAHSLAALIAGILLLDVGVQGMHISNQSVIYALAGNARSRVTTIYLTSYFIGGAFGSFAASLAYGIDGWRGVCIAGAALSGVLIALWLASQRVGTRQVTQ from the coding sequence ATGGAACCGCATCAAGACAACCACCCTCCCCTGACCCGCGGCATGACGCTGCTGTTCGCCTGCGCGTGCGGCATCGTCATCGGCAACATCTACTACGCGCAGCCGCTGCTCGCCGCGATCGCGCACAGCTTCGGCCGCGCGCCGACCGAACTCGGCTATCTCGTCACGCTGACGCAGCTCGGCTATGCGGCGAGCCTGCTGCTGATCGTCCCGCTCGGCGACGCGGTCAACCGCCATACGCTGATCGTGCGGCTGCTGATGCTCAACGTCGTCGCGCTGGTCGCGGTCACGTTCAGCACGAATTTCACGATGTTCGTCGTCGCGAACGTCGCGGTCGGCTTCGTCACCTGCTCGACGCAGCTGCTCGTGCCGTTCGCGGCATCGCTCGCCGACGCGCGCTCGCGCGGCCGCGCGGTTGGCACCGTGATGAGCGGCCTGCTGCTCGGCATCCTGCTCGCGCGCGTCGCGGCCGGCGCGATCGCCGACGGGTTCGGCTGGCGTGCGGTGTACGGCGTCGCCGCGGTGATGGTGCTCGCGCTGACCGGCGTGCTCGCCGTGAAGCTGCCGAAGGATCGCCGCGACACACGCCTCGACTATGCGGCATTGATGAAGTCGCTCGTCGCGCTGGTGCGCGCGCAACCGCTGATCGCGCTGCGCTCGACCTATGGCGCGCTCGTGTTCGCGTGCTTCAGCCTGCTGTGGACGGGCCTCACGTTCCTGCTGAGCCAGCCGCCGTACAGCTATTCCGAAGGCCAGATCGGCCTGTTCGGCATCGTCGGCGCGGTGGGCGCGCTCGCGGCGACGTCGGCCGGCCGGCTGGTCGATCGCGGCCACGGCAATGCGGCGACGGGGCTGTTCGCGGCGGCCGTGCTCGCGTCGTTCGCGCTGATCGCGACCGGCGCGCACTCGCTCGCGGCGCTGATCGCGGGCATCCTGCTGCTCGACGTCGGCGTGCAGGGCATGCACATCTCGAACCAGAGCGTGATCTACGCGCTGGCCGGCAACGCGCGCAGCCGCGTGACGACCATCTACCTGACGAGCTACTTCATCGGCGGCGCGTTCGGGTCGTTCGCGGCGAGCCTCGCGTACGGCATCGACGGCTGGCGCGGCGTATGCATCGCCGGCGCAGCGCTGTCGGGCGTGCTGATCGCGCTGTGGCTCGCGTCGCAACGCGTCGGCACGCGGCAGGTCACGCAGTAA